From the genome of Populus alba chromosome 10, ASM523922v2, whole genome shotgun sequence, one region includes:
- the LOC118043304 gene encoding UDP-glucose 6-dehydrogenase 5 has protein sequence MVKICCIGAGYVGGPTMAVIALKCPKIEVVVVDIFEPRIIAWNSDQLPIYEPGLDDVVKQCRGKNLFFSKDVEKHVAEADIVFVSVNTPTKTQGLGAGKAADLTYWESAARMIADVSKSDKIVVEKSTVPVKTAEAIEKILTHNSKGINFQILSNPEFLAEGTAIQDLFKPDRVLIGGRETPEGQKAIQALKDVYAHWVPAERIICTNLWSAELSKLAANAFLAQRISSVNAMSALCEATGADVSQVSHAIGKDTRIGPKFLNASVGFGGSCFQKDILNLVYICECNGLAEVANYWKQVVQVNEYQKTRFVNRVVSSMFNTVSGKKIAILGFAFKKDTGDTRETPAIGVCQGLLGDKAILSIYDPQVPQEQIQRDLSMHKSELDKPPHLRPVSPIAIEQVTCVRDAYEATKGSHGICVLTEWDEFKTLDYQKIYNDMQKPAFVFDGRNVMDVDKLRQIGFIVYSIGKPLDAWLKDMPAVA, from the coding sequence ATGGTGAAGATCTGTTGCATTGGAGCTGGCTACGTCGGTGGGCCTACCATGGCTGTGATTGCACTGAAGTGCCCAAAAATTGAAGTAGTAGTTGTTGATATTTTTGAGCCTCGAATCATTGCCTGGAATAGTGACCAACTCCCCATTTATGAGCCAGGCCTTGATGATGTGGTAAAACAGTGCAGGGGAAAGAACCTCTTCTTTAGCAAAGATGTGGAAAAGCATGTGGCAGAGGCTGATATAGTCTTTGTATCTGTGAATACACCAACCAAAACTCAGGGACTTGGAGCTGGCAAAGCAGCTGATCTAACTTATTGGGAGAGTGCTGCTCGTATGATTGCAGATGTTTCAAAATCTGACAAAATTGTTGTTGAGAAATCAACAGTTCCAGTGAAAACGGCAGAAGcaattgaaaagattttgaCCCACAACAGCAAAGGCATCAACTTTCAGATTCTCTCCAACCCAGAATTTCTTGCTGAGGGAACTGCAATCCAGGACCTTTTCAAACCAGACCGAGTCCTTATTGGTGGCAGGGAGACCCCAGAAGGGCAAAAGGCAATTCAAGCATTGAAAGATGTTTATGCCCATTGGGTTCCTGCGGAACGGATCATATGCACCAATCTCTGGTCTGCTGAACTGTCGAAACTTGCTGCAAATGCCTTTTTGGCACAAAGGATCTCTTCTGTTAATGCCATGTCGGCACTATGTGAAGCCACTGGTGCAGATGTCTCCCAAGTGTCACATGCTATTGGAAAGGACACAAGGATTGGGCCTAAGTTCTTGAATGCAAGTGTGGGTTTTGGTGGATCATGTTTCCAGAAGGATATCTTGAACTTGGTCTACATTTGCGAGTGCAATGGCCTCGCCGAGGTTGCAAACTACTGGAAACAGGTCGTTCAGGTGAATGAGTACCAAAAGACCCGTTTTGTGAACAGGGTGGTTTCCTCCATGTTTAACACTGTCTCGGGTAAGAAGATTGCAATTTTAGGATTTGCTTTCAAGAAAGACACGGGTGATACAAGGGAGACCCCGGCCATAGGTGTTTGCCAGGGCTTGTTGGGTGACAAGGCTATATTGAGCATATATGACCCTCAGGTTCCACAGGAACAGATTCAAAGGGATCTCTCAATGCACAAATCTGAATTGGACAAGCCCCCTCATCTTCGGCCAGTGAGCCCCATAGCTATCGAGCAAGTTACTTGCGTGCGGGATGCTTATGAGGCGACAAAGGGTTCTCACGGGATCTGCGTTCTAACTGAGTGGGATGAGTTCAAAACTCTTGATTACCAGAAGATCTATAATGACATGCAGAAGCctgcttttgtttttgatggACGGAATGTAATGGATGTTGATAAGCTGAGGCAAATTGGGTTTATTGTGTACTCCATTGGCAAGCCATTGGATGCCTGGCTGAAGGACATGCCTGCTGTGGCATAA
- the LOC118043371 gene encoding beta-glucosidase 40: MLPRGGRIAILIAVLVAFEIQTSSSQINRASFPKGFVFGTASSAFQYEGAVKADGRGPSVWDAFSHTFGKIIDFSNADVAVDQYHHFDEDIKLMKDMGMDAYRFSISWPRIYPNGTGKINQAGVDHYNKFINALLAQGIEPYVTLYHWDLPQALHDRYNGWLSPQIIEDFATFAETCFEIYGDRVKHWITFNEPHTVAIQGYDVGLQAPGRCSIFLHLFCRAGNSATEPYIVAHNILLSHGTVADIYRKKYKAKQRGSLGISLDVIWFEPATNTTNDIEAAQRAQDFQLGWFIEPLILGNYPITMRNRVGDRLPNFTENDVALVKGSFDFVGINHYTTFYARSSDSLFGDLIGKVLNDSLADSGAITLPFGEHLKPIGDRASSIWLYIVPQGMRSLMNYIRQKYGNPPVIITENGMDDPNHALTPIKDALKDEKRIKYHKDYLTSLLASIKEDGCNVKGYFVWSLLDNWEWAAGYTSRFGLYFVDYKDKLKRYPKDSVQWFKKFLTST; the protein is encoded by the exons ATGCTACCGAGAGGAGGCCGCATTGCCATTCTCATAGCAGTGCTAGTAGCTTTTGAGATTCAGACATCCTCGTCACAGATTAATAGGGCTAGTTTTCCAAAGGGTTTTGTCTTTGGGACAGCCTCTTCTGCTTTCCAG TATGAAGGAGCAGTGAAAGCGGATGGAAGGGGACCAAGTGTTTGGGACGCATTTTCACATACTTTTG GCAAGATAATTGATTTCAGCAACGCTGATGTGGCTGTGGATCAATATCACCATTTTGAT GAAGACATAAAACTTATGAAGGATATGGGAATGGATGCCTACAGATTTTCAATTTCTTGGCCTCGAATATATCCTA ATGGAACAGGGAAAATCAATCAGGCAGGAGTTGATCATTACAACAAATTCATCAACGCTTTACTTGCTCAAG GAATTGAGCCTTATGTGACCCTATACCATTGGGACCTTCCTCAAGCCTTGCATGACAGATATAACGGATGGCTCAGTCCCCAGATCAT AGAGGACTTTGCAACATTCGCAGAGACGTGCTTTGAGATTTATGGTGACAGGGTAAAGCATTGGATCACCTTCAATGAGCCTCATACAGTTGCTATTCAGGGTTATGATGTGGGTCTCCAAGCACCAGGAAGATGCTCTATCTTTCTCCACCTCTTCTGCCGGGCTGGAAATTCAGCGACTGAGCCCTACATTGTCGCCCACAACATCCTTCTTTCTCATGGGACTGTGGCAGATATTTACAGGAAAAAGTACAAG GCAAAACAACGAGGATCCCTGGGCATATCACTTGATGTAATATGGTTTGAACCAGCAACAAACACCACAAATGACATTGAAGCAGCCCAAAGAGCCCAGGATTTTCAGCTTGGCTG GTTTATCGAACCTTTGATCTTAGGCAACTATCCGATCACAATGAGAAACAGAGTAGGGGATAGACTGCCAAATTTTACTGAAAACGACGTCGCTCTTGTTAAAGGGTCTTTTGATTTTGTTGGCATCAATCACTACACAACATTTTATGCACGAAGCAGTGACTCTCTGTTTGGGGATCTAATTGGCAAAGTCCTTAATGACTCTCTCGCAGACTCTGGTGCCATAACCCTCC CATTTGGTGAACATTTGAAGCCCATTGGAGACCGG GCAAGTTCTATATGGTTGTACATAGTACCTCAAGGGATGAGAAGCTTAATGAATTACATCAGGCAAAAGTACGGAAACCCTCCCGTCATCATAACTGAAAATG GGATGGATGATCCAAATCACGCCTTGACCCCCATTAAAGATGCTCTAAAGGATGAGAAAAGGATCAAATACCACAAGGACTATCTGACAAGCCTGCTAGCTTCTATCAA AGAAGATGGTTGCAATGTGAAAGGGTATTTTGTATGGTCTCTTTTGGATAATTGGGAGTGGGCAGCTGGTTACACTTCAAGGTTTGGTCTCTACTTTGTGGATTACAAGGACAAGCTCAAGAGATACCCCAAGGACTCTGTTCAATGGTTCAAAAAGTTCTTGACTTCTACTTAG
- the LOC118043341 gene encoding probable WRKY transcription factor 57 has protein sequence MDDRDSLDPGTEFTSESSWTLAHDSDSVNYFFSNDRENSILSEFGWNLQSDEPSRFKDLDRIEAEERSDSAGNLEIQRSSAAGPAGSSGRGSRDVSTTNYPSVSSSSSEDPPEKSTDSGGKPPEIPSTVKKKGQKRIRQPRFAFMTKSEVDHLEDGYRWRKYGQKAVKNSPFPRSYYRCTNSKCTVKKRVERSSEDPTIVITTYEGQHCHHTVGFPRGGIICHQATFSSHMTPPMSQFIYPGMQLPRENPPSTVVQSRPLPVVARECSTVSSTPTPQLATDGLLGDIVPPGMR, from the exons ATGGACGATAGAGATAGTCTTGATCCAGGGACCGAGTTCACCAGCGAGTCAAGCTGGACACTCGCTCATGACTCAGACAGTGTCAATTATTTCTTCTCCAACGACCGAGAGAACTCCATACTCAGCGAATTCGGATGGAATCTTCAATCGGACGAACCATCCCGGTTTAAGGACCTCGATCGGATAGAAGCAGAAGAGAGGTCTGATTCGGCAGGAAACCTTGAGATTCAGCGATCATCAGCAGCTGGTCCGGCAGGGTCTAGTGGTAGAGGCAGTCGTGACGTTTCGACTACGAACTATCCATCAGTATCATCGAGCTCCAGCGAGGATCCACCCGAGAAGTCTACGGACTCCGGCGGGAAACCGCCTGAGATACC GAGTACGGTTAAAAAAAAGGGTCAGAAAAGGATCCGGCAGCCACGTTTTGCATTTATGACCAAAAGCGAAGTTGATCATCTTGAAGATGGATACAGATGGCGGAAATACGGACAGAAGGCAGTTAAAAATAGTCCCTTTCCTAG GAGCTACTATCGCTGCACAAATAGCAAATGCACTGTGAAGAAAAGGGTTGAACGGTCGTCTGAAGATCCCACCATTGTGATTACCACATATGAAGGCCAGCACTGTCACCATACTGTTGGTTTTCCTCGAGGAGGAATCATTTGTCATCAAGCTACATTTTCTAGTCACATGACTCCTCCAATGTCGCAATTTATTTACCCTGGAATGCAATTACCCCGAGAAAATCCTCCGAGTACTGTGGTACAGTCACGGCCATTACCGGTTGTAGCAAGAGAATGCAGTACAGTGTCGTCAACACCAACTCCCCAACTTGCAACAGATGGACTGCTTGGGGACATTGTGCCTCCTGGGATGCGATGA